The genomic window ttatagaaatgcaacattttatcactttcTCATAAGGAAAAATAGTAGATTTTAGGGgtaaaaatattatgaattttaaagaaataaagaaaattaaaattttttattacttttttttccaaaaaaatatgtttggaaTGAATATGTTAATAacataagaaatattaaaaaaaaataatgaaattttagtttaatacaattatttcaaactaaataaaGGATATAAGAGATTTGTTTAGTTCCATatcaatttgaatattttattggtTAATATAAACTATATGAAGATTTCAATTGtacaattaattaaatttaaaaaataattaagttaATTTGATAACTTCTAAGCTGGAAACTCTACAAAAGTTTCAAGAAAATTCATAAAATATGGTAAAAAGAATTCAGATGAGTTGCGAACATGACAAACAACTAAACAATGTTATTTTACGAAtcacttacaataaaaaaaaaaaggtgtaatTGTATGACCAAGAAAAATATCCCGAACAAACTGAAATGAACAAAATAGTAATCTAACACGagatacaaagtttcaagaaatttaatcaGTAATATGGTAGGatattacagcacacacaactatagaaatattgaaaaaaaatcttcaaagtcCAAAGAGTCTATTGTAGAATTTGTGCAAACTGGAATTCCTTACAGTCCTGACAATATGCACATATTGATTTTGTGATGCAACACTTTGGAAGTTGCATTTTTTAAGAGAATCCTATTTGTTCAAGCAGGAGCAGCAAATATGATTTTTAACTTCTTAACAAACATGAACTAGATTTAGCTACCTGTATTTACCTATCtgtttaattagtatgattgttttgataagcatgcactgttgttgtgataactacttgcacctattccttgaacgccaacataattttacaggtaaattgtcggtagatcaaaggatgttggcattcaaggaataaaccgatagggtgaccctaccacctcccttctttaattcataaaaaaatccctacggcaatgcTTTTGTCCACACTAAGTACAAATGATAGGCAATTGTCTAAGGTTGCATGGACCAAGAGACGCAGGTGGGTAAagttaaattatgtatttttttttaattgaggcCAAATGTTGCGATAGGGTGACCCTACCACCtcctttctttaatttaaaaaaaaatcctacggcaaagcttttgtctaCACTAgctaggtacaaatgataggcaatatctaaggttgcctggaccccaATGCCCAGCTGGGAAATGATATGGAACATTTTTAATTGAGGTCaaaagttggggtagggtgaccctagtaCCACCTCCCTTCTTTATTTCATAAAGCAAATTCCCTGCGTCAAAGCTTTTGTCCACTCTAGGTACTAATGATAGGCAATTGCCTATGGTTGCCTGGACCCACAGACCAATATGGGTAAAGTTACGCAACTTATTaaattgaggtccaaagttgggataGGGTGACCCAAGTTTATCAAAtacctaaactatcaaatttataagttaaattatttggtcaaatttcaaaatttaaaaaaaaaattaaaaaaaaaatggcattttgatattttcaaacttgcatcaaaattcctaaaatattaaatttgaaagcTTTTTTGAATTGATGAGTGTAACATGGACCGAAAGCAAGTCTCCTTGAGTTTttctctttttagctcacctggccaaaggACCGTgagagcttttctcatcacttgaggTCCGTCATctgtccattttttttaatacaaatttaaagACCATTTATGAAACTACTGAGTCAAATTTTACCAAACATGGCCACGtgcacaatcatcattggggcggagtaaaatgttgttttgtcttatttgtaAAACGCTATAAAAAGAGATCGAATCGGACAGTGGCATTAATGTCACAGTCAGAATGTAGCGCTATAACTATTATCTGTTTGTAACACGTCAAAACTGTCGGACAATTTCATTCtactttttttcagtttttttatctttaaaatataaaagatagaaacttTCGATGGCAAAGTTGATAATCAAGAAgagatcttcaaataagtcaaatAACGGAAATCGTCAATCTACGCATTATTagagttgttgccctttaatTATGCATtcaatcatattttgttttggaGTTTCGCCTAAAATCTTAAAAACTCTTGAGTCAACGCTGTACCAGATACCACATGCTATATGAGTTTGCAACAACTATAGATCAAAGAtttttttatcctgcaatttcACCTGCAGTTTTCACTCGACACTGTAAGGTTGTATTGCTTATCATTGACGTCTAAATGCGGACTACGAATAGGAACCAAAATGAATTGTCGCACAAAAAGAAATATTCACATTACCATTTTCTCAATTTAGAAGCATGCAACCATGTATGTGTCTAACTGTTATTTGTGCAATAGTGTGCTGATTGTAGGATAAAACTCAAAAATTTAGTTtcctaaatcatttatttattgaatattctATACgtaatatgtatatatctatacgtaatatgtatatatctatacgtaatatgtatatatctatacgtaatatgtatatatctatacgtaatatgtatatatctatttaattaaattgtcatttatcttttgtcatttattttcagatttCGCCTCTAAATGGTCCTTGTTGGTAATTCTATTGATGATATTTTTCTCGCGGCCTATCCACAGCATTTCTCCGGATCAAAAAGACCAAGTTACTGCTGGCCTTGAACTTGCAAAAGGGATAGCGGAAGTGCTTGAAAAGGAGGAATTTAGAAAATCTTTAACAAAGATCGCAAAAGGTATTGGTCCCTACCTTGGTGTATTAGGTCCATTTATAGGGGTCGTCTTGGCGTTCATTCCATCAGAGTCTGACGAATTGGCTTTCATGAAAAACATGATGAAAAATATCGACAATCGTTTGGATATAATGGACACTCGATTTAACGACATCGAACGATTAATTCAGTGGAATACTGTTGCAATCAATTTCGGGCAACTAGAACAAAGGATCAATGCGGTGTCGCGAGagtttcaatttatttatcttgTTCCGCAGGATGCTGTGGAAAATAGGAAGTTACTTTTTATTTCGAATTATGATGGTGATTACCAGAATAGTGGCTCAAAATTGTATGACGCCATCGTCGAAAAGCATGGTACATTTCAAGAAGATCTTGGTACTTCCGTTTTGCGTTTTACTGAAAATGACCGCAAGAAGACACAGGTTTTTCTACTTGGTGTAATGAAAATTCTCTTGCAAGCTGTAAAAATTGAATTGGGCTATCTTTTAGTTAATCAATTTACCAGCAATGCCAATTTTATGAAGTCTGATTGGGAAAAGAGAATACAAGAAGTGACGGCGAAGTTTGAACAAATTGACTATCAGTGCGCAAATGTCAATTATCGACCCCAATCCGGAAAGGAAATAGACGCATACGCTCTTACAAACAGTGATCAGACCAATAACGAATTTGCCACTGGACTATTTAATCTCCTTAGCGGGAAATACTACTGGAGGGACTGGGTTGTTCTCGCCTATGACCCCATATCTGGCGGTGAAAATCATTGGATAGGGGTTGGTGGAGGACACATCAAATTTGGGAAAAATGGAAGAAACATAGTTGTGGCTAGTGTGGACAAGAGCCATGCAGTATTGGACTTAGCAAGAGCTGAGCAGACATTGAAAAAAGTAGCCGAGACAAAACGTGCTAAAAATTGGTGGGGATTATACCATACCGTGTATAGAACTGCAAAAGAAATTTGGAACGCCTTGGATAGAAAAGGTGCCTCCTTTACGTGTGTTGTAAGAAATGGAAAGCATGCTTATTTCCATTACCACTCTAGGAAAGTAACATTTGTCCAAAAAAAGAATTTTCAACTCATGATGTGGGGCTGAAAGATTTTTAGCATGAGCAGTCAAAGTAGTAGTGTCACTCCCTAGCTGATCAAATAAAT from Mytilus galloprovincialis chromosome 5, xbMytGall1.hap1.1, whole genome shotgun sequence includes these protein-coding regions:
- the LOC143075263 gene encoding uncharacterized protein LOC143075263, which translates into the protein MVKIELDFASKWSLLVILLMIFFSRPIHSISPDQKDQVTAGLELAKGIAEVLEKEEFRKSLTKIAKGIGPYLGVLGPFIGVVLAFIPSESDELAFMKNMMKNIDNRLDIMDTRFNDIERLIQWNTVAINFGQLEQRINAVSREFQFIYLVPQDAVENRKLLFISNYDGDYQNSGSKLYDAIVEKHGTFQEDLGTSVLRFTENDRKKTQVFLLGVMKILLQAVKIELGYLLVNQFTSNANFMKSDWEKRIQEVTAKFEQIDYQCANVNYRPQSGKEIDAYALTNSDQTNNEFATGLFNLLSGKYYWRDWVVLAYDPISGGENHWIGVGGGHIKFGKNGRNIVVASVDKSHAVLDLARAEQTLKKVAETKRAKNWWGLYHTVYRTAKEIWNALDRKGASFTCVVRNGKHAYFHYHSRKVTFVQKKNFQLMMWG